Below is a window of Demequina muriae DNA.
CCCCACCGGAGGGCGGGGCTTGGGCCGGGGAGTGGGCTTGGGGGTGGTCATGACAGGGACACCTCGTTCACGATGACGGACTGTGCCGGGCGCCCGTCGGGCTCGCCTGTGATCGTTCCGGCACTGGCAACGCCCTCCACAATACTCAGACCCTCGACCACCTGCCCGAACACGGTGTACCCGCCGGCGGCGTCAGAGGGGATGGTGGAGTCCTGGTAGACCACGAAGAACTGACTTCCCATCGACTCGCCGTCGCCGCCGATGCGGGCCATGGCGAGCGTGCCTGCGGGGTAGACGTCATCCTCGGGGGCGTTCTCGATGGGACCGTAGCGGTAGCTCGGTCCGCCGGTGCCGGTTCCCAGGGGGTCTCCGCATTGCAGCACGTAGATGCCCGCCGTGGTGAGCCGGTGGCATTCGGTCTGGTCGAAGAAGCCCTCCCCCGACAGTGCGATGAAGCTCGCCACCGCCTGGGGGGCTGCGGCGCCATCGAGTTCGATCACGATGTCGCCCACGCTGGTGCTCATGCTCGCGGTCCACGTGCGTCCCTCTGCCAGAGAAGGATCAGGTGCCTCGCCCGAGCTCGCCCAGCCGAGCTCGTCGGAGGTGGGCTCGGCGCCAGGGGTCGATGCGGACGGCTCGGACGTGGTGTCCTCAGCGGAGGGCGCCGCGCTCGGCGTGGCGGCCTCGATGGCCTCGTCGTCCGAGCCGAGAAGGGTGAGGAGCACCCACACCACGATCGCGACGGCCGCCACCGCTGCGGTGACGATCGCGCCGATGCGCC
It encodes the following:
- a CDS encoding peptidylprolyl isomerase; protein product: MSHQRSRNAAREYEKRRREALERKHAEHDQARQQSRRRWRIGAIVTAAVAAVAIVVWVLLTLLGSDDEAIEAATPSAAPSAEDTTSEPSASTPGAEPTSDELGWASSGEAPDPSLAEGRTWTASMSTSVGDIVIELDGAAAPQAVASFIALSGEGFFDQTECHRLTTAGIYVLQCGDPLGTGTGGPSYRYGPIENAPEDDVYPAGTLAMARIGGDGESMGSQFFVVYQDSTIPSDAAGGYTVFGQVVEGLSIVEGVASAGTITGEPDGRPAQSVIVNEVSLS